Proteins from a single region of Erythrobacter sp.:
- a CDS encoding DUF6445 family protein has protein sequence MARPPASSANTAPQGWVITPHDARISGFSSQNHRLVTIDSLLVDPEHAIGQAVLQNFARITPQYPGLRAPLDPAVGAAWLAQLAPLLDQWFETGGVRWEMQAWFSLVTTPPAAIAPIQRLPHVDGTDPRQIAMMLYLHQTGHGGTAFFRHRSTGLEALTAEDYPRYAAAVQADFGRTGLPPAAYPTDGAPHFERTHVVEGHFNSAVFYRGNILHSGVIDNNAPLSADPREGRLTINAFFRPAQ, from the coding sequence ATGGCCCGACCCCCCGCTTCCAGCGCGAACACCGCCCCTCAGGGATGGGTCATCACGCCGCATGACGCGCGCATTTCCGGCTTTTCATCGCAAAACCATAGGCTTGTTACGATAGACAGCCTGCTCGTCGACCCCGAACACGCCATTGGCCAAGCCGTTTTGCAAAATTTTGCAAGAATCACGCCGCAATATCCCGGGCTGCGTGCGCCGCTCGATCCGGCGGTGGGCGCGGCATGGCTGGCGCAGCTGGCCCCGCTGCTTGACCAGTGGTTCGAAACCGGCGGAGTCCGATGGGAGATGCAGGCGTGGTTTTCGCTCGTCACCACCCCGCCTGCCGCGATCGCGCCGATCCAGCGCCTGCCCCATGTCGACGGCACCGATCCGCGCCAGATCGCGATGATGCTCTATCTCCACCAGACTGGTCACGGTGGAACCGCCTTCTTCCGCCACCGCTCGACCGGACTGGAGGCGCTCACCGCCGAGGATTACCCGCGCTATGCCGCCGCGGTGCAGGCCGATTTCGGACGCACCGGGCTGCCGCCTGCCGCCTATCCCACCGACGGCGCCCCGCATTTCGAGCGCACCCATGTGGTCGAGGGCCATTTCAACAGCGCCGTGTTCTATCGCGGCAACATCCTGCATAGCGGGGTGATCGATAATAATGCGCCGCTGAGCGCCGATCCGCGGGAGGGGCGGTTGACGATCAACGCCTTCTTCCGCCCGGCACAATAA
- a CDS encoding LacI family DNA-binding transcriptional regulator, giving the protein MSPTRPATRRSATLEDIAREAGVSVSTVSRALNDSPSVKRRTKQQIWQIARAHDYEFRASMPAGPSGADATIAVVVPAPQARESRVADPFFLELLAGIAEAARERNADLLISHLTPRADADLDYAMSTSRATGVIFIGQSSLHHAFNALAARDNRFVVWGAEFPDAQYCAIGSDNVAGGRRATSHLVRLGRRRILFLGDTEAPEAEQRCRGYRQALAQAGIAVDDSLILPAHFEVHSAEAATRSAIAGGLKFDAVFAASDLIAIGAIRALTRSGINVPADVSVVGYDNIPAARLVTPQLTTIDQDANLAGRMLVSKLIDRGDGPAISERLETSLLIRESCGG; this is encoded by the coding sequence ATGAGCCCGACCCGGCCTGCCACGCGGCGCAGCGCCACGCTTGAGGATATCGCCCGCGAAGCCGGGGTCTCGGTCTCGACTGTCAGCCGGGCATTGAACGACAGTCCCTCGGTCAAGCGGAGGACCAAGCAGCAGATCTGGCAGATCGCCCGCGCCCATGATTATGAATTCCGCGCCTCGATGCCGGCCGGGCCGAGCGGGGCCGATGCGACCATCGCGGTGGTCGTCCCCGCCCCGCAGGCACGCGAGAGCCGGGTGGCGGACCCCTTCTTCCTCGAACTGCTGGCCGGGATTGCCGAGGCCGCGCGTGAGCGCAATGCCGATCTCCTGATCAGCCACCTGACCCCGCGCGCCGATGCCGACCTTGACTACGCCATGAGCACGAGCCGCGCGACCGGCGTGATCTTCATCGGGCAGTCCTCGCTGCACCACGCCTTCAACGCGCTCGCCGCGCGCGACAACCGCTTCGTGGTGTGGGGCGCGGAGTTTCCCGATGCGCAGTATTGCGCGATCGGATCGGACAACGTCGCAGGCGGACGGCGCGCGACCTCGCACCTCGTGCGGCTGGGGCGCAGGCGCATCCTGTTCCTCGGCGATACCGAAGCACCCGAAGCCGAGCAGCGCTGCCGGGGCTATCGTCAGGCCCTCGCCCAGGCCGGGATCGCGGTCGACGACAGCCTGATCCTGCCGGCCCATTTCGAAGTCCATTCCGCCGAAGCCGCCACCCGCAGCGCGATTGCCGGGGGCCTCAAATTCGACGCCGTCTTCGCCGCCAGCGACCTCATCGCGATCGGCGCAATCCGCGCGCTCACCCGTTCGGGGATCAACGTGCCCGCCGATGTTTCGGTGGTGGGCTATGACAACATCCCCGCCGCGCGGCTTGTTACGCCGCAGCTCACCACCATCGATCAGGACGCGAACCTTGCCGGACGGATGCTTGTGTCCAAACTGATCGACCGCGGGGATGGCCCGGCGATTTCGGAGCGGCTGGAAACCAGCCTGCTGATCCGGGAAAGCTGCGGGGGATGA
- a CDS encoding alpha-amylase family glycosyl hydrolase, whose product MASVMDAAAPSLTGELAWWHGAVIYQIYPRSFRDTNGDGIGDLAGIADELDYIADLGVDGIWISPFFTSPMKDFGYDVADYCGIDPSFGTFADFDRIIERAHALGLKVIIDQVYSHTSDEHAWFQESRTDRTNPKADWYVWADPKPDGSPPSNWQSVFGGSAWQWDGPRKQYYLHNFLTSQPDLNVHNRDVQDALLDVARFWLARGVDGFRLDALNFAMHDPDLRDNPPSGAPMELVTRPFDMQHKRYNQSHPDIVGFLERIRATIDEFPGRFTVAEVGGPEPLAEMKAFTADGKRLDSAYNFDFLYAPLLTAPLVRASLSQWSGEPGEGWPSWAFSNHDAPRAVTRWTRDGDQPRAARLNMLLLLALRGNPIIYQGEELGLPQGYVAFEDLQDPEAITNWPHTLGRDGARTPMPWQASAPQAGFSSANRTWLKRDPAHAALAVDGQTGDPQSTLHYTRHLLAMRRRYPALVAGEITLLDTPEDVLAFIRHDAEGAVLCAFNLGDEVLEWATPPAFVEAQVLASENAVGITGKPPMVLAPGSGYWATNAVET is encoded by the coding sequence ATGGCTTCGGTTATGGATGCGGCGGCACCTTCACTCACCGGCGAGCTTGCATGGTGGCACGGGGCGGTCATCTACCAGATCTATCCGCGCTCGTTCCGCGACACCAATGGTGACGGAATCGGCGATCTTGCGGGCATTGCCGACGAGCTCGACTATATCGCCGATCTGGGCGTCGACGGGATCTGGATCTCGCCCTTCTTCACCTCGCCGATGAAGGACTTCGGCTATGATGTCGCCGATTATTGCGGCATCGATCCGAGCTTCGGCACCTTCGCCGATTTCGACCGCATCATCGAACGCGCCCATGCGCTGGGCCTCAAGGTGATCATCGACCAGGTCTATTCGCACACCTCGGACGAGCACGCGTGGTTTCAGGAAAGCCGGACCGACCGCACCAATCCCAAGGCCGACTGGTATGTCTGGGCCGACCCCAAACCGGACGGCTCGCCCCCGTCCAACTGGCAATCGGTGTTCGGTGGATCGGCATGGCAATGGGACGGGCCGAGGAAGCAATATTACCTGCATAATTTCCTCACCAGCCAGCCCGATCTCAACGTCCATAACCGCGACGTGCAGGACGCGCTGCTGGATGTGGCGCGGTTCTGGCTGGCGCGCGGCGTGGACGGGTTCCGCCTCGATGCGCTGAACTTCGCGATGCATGATCCGGACCTGCGCGACAATCCGCCCTCGGGCGCGCCGATGGAGCTGGTCACCCGCCCCTTCGACATGCAGCACAAGCGCTACAACCAGTCGCACCCCGATATCGTCGGCTTCCTTGAGCGGATCCGCGCAACGATCGACGAATTCCCCGGTCGCTTCACCGTTGCCGAAGTCGGCGGGCCGGAGCCGCTGGCCGAGATGAAGGCCTTCACCGCTGACGGCAAGCGGCTCGATTCCGCCTATAATTTCGACTTCCTCTACGCCCCCCTGCTGACCGCGCCGCTGGTGCGCGCGAGCCTGTCGCAGTGGAGCGGGGAGCCGGGCGAAGGCTGGCCGTCCTGGGCCTTCTCGAACCACGATGCTCCGCGTGCGGTGACCCGCTGGACCCGCGATGGCGACCAGCCGCGCGCGGCGCGCCTCAACATGCTGCTGCTGCTGGCGCTGCGCGGCAATCCGATCATCTATCAGGGCGAGGAACTGGGCCTGCCGCAGGGCTATGTCGCCTTCGAGGATTTGCAGGACCCCGAGGCGATCACCAACTGGCCGCACACGCTGGGCCGTGACGGTGCGCGCACGCCGATGCCGTGGCAGGCAAGCGCGCCGCAAGCAGGCTTTTCGAGCGCCAACCGCACCTGGCTGAAGCGCGACCCGGCCCATGCCGCTCTCGCGGTGGACGGCCAGACCGGCGATCCGCAATCGACCCTGCATTACACCCGTCACCTGCTCGCGATGCGGCGCCGCTATCCGGCGCTGGTGGCGGGCGAGATCACCCTGCTCGACACGCCCGAGGATGTGCTCGCCTTCATCCGCCATGATGCGGAAGGCGCGGTCTTGTGCGCCTTCAACCTCGGCGACGAGGTGCTCGAATGGGCCACGCCGCCCGCTTTCGTCGAGGCTCAGGTGCTCGCCAGCGAGAATGCGGTGGGGATCACCGGCAAACCGCCCATGGTGCTTGCGCCCGGTTCAGGATACTGGGCAACGAACGCGGTGGAGACCTGA
- a CDS encoding alpha-amylase family glycosyl hydrolase — MARILVGIAAALCAGTVLAGGPVAAENPPAIPVSAPIAERQLEDEIIYFVLPDRFANGDPANDKGGLKGGPFQHGFDPTHKGFYHGGDLKGLTAKLDYIQGMGVTAIWFAPIFKNKPVQGKPGEESAGYHGYWVTDFTSVDPHFGTNAEFKAFVDAAHARGMKVYMDIIINHTADVIGYAEGEANSYRYRSKGEYPFSRAGGTGGKPINPGFGGDDNPDPANWAKLTDPAFAYTPQVPEAERQVKVPAWLNDVTLYHNRGNSHWIGESSVYGDFSGLDDLATEHPRVVSGMIEIFGQWIDDYGIDGYRIDTAKHVNPEFWQAFVPAILKRAEAKGIKHFHIFGEIAYEEPTATLAAQVMAESGLPYALDMGFAKAAQLVASGKAGPRLMAEFLQQDAVYPGGAKTALGLPTFLGNHDFGRFSMFVREMSGSADEATLLSRVKLGHALMFGLRGVPTIYYGDEQGFISDGNDQLAREDMFPSKVAAYNDNNLIGSRATTAQSNFDTAHPLYRQIAELSAARTASPALRRGLTQVRAFEEAAPGLLAVERHDPATGQRVLLAFNTSASALSRTVEVSYRATRVAPLLGTCPAALAAPGSIAITLPPFGYAACILETDK; from the coding sequence ATGGCACGAATCCTCGTGGGAATTGCGGCTGCGCTATGCGCGGGCACCGTCTTGGCGGGAGGCCCCGTTGCGGCTGAGAATCCGCCGGCCATTCCCGTTTCCGCCCCTATCGCCGAACGCCAGCTGGAGGACGAGATCATCTATTTCGTCCTGCCCGATCGCTTTGCCAATGGCGATCCCGCCAACGACAAGGGCGGGCTGAAAGGCGGACCGTTCCAGCATGGTTTCGATCCGACCCACAAGGGCTTCTACCACGGCGGCGACCTCAAGGGGCTGACCGCAAAGCTCGATTACATCCAGGGCATGGGCGTCACCGCGATCTGGTTCGCGCCGATCTTCAAGAACAAGCCGGTGCAGGGCAAGCCGGGCGAGGAAAGCGCGGGCTATCACGGCTACTGGGTTACCGATTTCACCAGTGTCGATCCACATTTCGGCACCAATGCCGAGTTCAAGGCCTTTGTCGATGCCGCCCACGCGCGCGGGATGAAGGTCTATATGGACATCATCATCAACCACACCGCTGACGTGATCGGCTATGCCGAGGGCGAGGCCAATAGCTACCGCTATCGCTCCAAGGGCGAATATCCCTTTTCGCGGGCCGGCGGCACGGGCGGCAAGCCGATCAACCCGGGCTTTGGCGGAGACGATAATCCCGATCCTGCCAACTGGGCGAAGCTGACCGATCCCGCCTTTGCCTATACGCCGCAAGTGCCCGAGGCCGAGCGGCAGGTGAAGGTGCCCGCCTGGCTCAACGACGTCACGCTCTATCACAACCGCGGCAATTCGCACTGGATCGGCGAAAGCAGCGTCTATGGCGATTTCTCCGGGCTCGACGATCTCGCCACCGAGCACCCGCGTGTCGTTAGCGGCATGATCGAGATTTTCGGCCAGTGGATCGATGATTACGGCATCGACGGCTACCGCATCGACACCGCCAAGCATGTGAACCCGGAGTTCTGGCAGGCCTTCGTCCCAGCGATCCTCAAGCGCGCCGAGGCCAAGGGGATCAAGCACTTCCACATCTTTGGCGAGATCGCCTACGAGGAGCCCACCGCCACGCTCGCTGCGCAGGTCATGGCCGAAAGCGGCCTGCCCTATGCGCTCGACATGGGCTTTGCCAAGGCCGCGCAATTGGTCGCCAGCGGCAAGGCCGGCCCGCGGCTGATGGCGGAATTCCTCCAGCAGGACGCGGTCTACCCCGGCGGCGCGAAAACCGCGCTGGGCCTGCCGACTTTCCTCGGCAACCACGATTTCGGCCGCTTTTCGATGTTCGTGCGCGAGATGAGCGGATCGGCCGACGAGGCGACGCTGCTCTCGCGCGTCAAGCTCGGCCATGCGCTGATGTTCGGCCTGCGCGGCGTGCCCACGATCTATTACGGGGACGAACAGGGCTTCATCTCCGACGGCAATGATCAGCTCGCGCGCGAGGACATGTTCCCGAGCAAGGTCGCCGCCTATAACGACAACAACCTGATCGGATCGCGCGCCACCACCGCGCAGAGCAACTTCGACACCGCCCACCCGCTCTACCGCCAGATCGCGGAACTTTCCGCGGCCCGCACGGCCAGCCCTGCGCTACGGCGTGGTCTCACGCAGGTGCGCGCGTTCGAGGAAGCCGCCCCCGGCCTGCTCGCAGTGGAGCGCCATGATCCCGCGACGGGACAGCGGGTGCTGCTGGCCTTCAACACCTCCGCTTCGGCCCTTTCGCGCACAGTCGAGGTAAGCTACCGGGCGACCCGCGTCGCGCCGCTGCTGGGCACCTGTCCGGCCGCGCTCGCCGCGCCCGGATCGATTGCCATCACCCTTCCCCCGTTCGGCTACGCGGCCTGCATTCTGGAGACTGACAAGTAA
- a CDS encoding TonB-dependent receptor: MKTNGINVSARLLCGAATFLALAATGAPALAQNADEQAAAAVEGQGQGDDIVVTGIRSSIQTSLDAKRKATSIVEVIAAEDIGLLPDISIADTLARLPGVTAQRVRGRSQQISIRGLGPDFSLALLNGREVVSAGNNRGIEFDQFPSELIGSGVVYKTGDARLAAIGIAGAVDLRTIRPLDSNKRQITASATYTINDSGKLNPDVANDGYRFFGSYIDQNDAGTLGWSLGVTVQSIPTQFISRELKTNQFQVGRTAAGVIYPADNPRQGVVSRTFERTSLAGTLQFEPTDRVSLTVDSFYTDTSDSGIFRGTETPIASWSGATFGGATGSGPFADTATYRNVVPILRTDTEGSKSEIFAIGANLEWKATDNLGFVLDYGYSTLNRNDIDYESYAGTGRARSGAQDTLTFTFPRDGTYSIDGVLDYTNPANVLLTDPGGWGQVGFIKQPIIEDELNQLRAEAYWEFDGGLIDNITLGWLYTDRSKNFDSNESFLRPTAAFGNGLAVPTSAIVGSTNTGGLGNDILAYDPSSFLTDGTYRVEKATFDTQWVVNEKVHNFYIQANIDGDLGSVPVRGNIGLRYSDTDQSSTGTIGGGLTNTVGTSYGNWLPSMNLSFEIMPDTFIRIAAAKTITRSRLDQMTANQNIGFNAQSCVDTNNDQRPDRVVAFNPPSVVCFNLGGGNPFLQPYESVAYDISLEKYFSPGTAIIVAAFHKDLSDWIIDFSELTDLTQSIENFGAGGILTTNPEVATGIFNGPVNFADGKITGIEGTLRVNFGDLAEGLDGFGGFYSITYADAEVQNQNFNPIAIPGYSDLTWSGDIFYEKHGFRAKLAARYRAGFLSEVQNFDGSLSGAQARPETILDAQIGYTFDKPGSFLNGVQILAEVFNMTNEPFVTQNTLFNAAGADVGDFPSRHELYGRTFNVTLRKTF; this comes from the coding sequence ATGAAAACCAACGGGATCAATGTAAGCGCGCGCCTGCTGTGCGGGGCCGCGACCTTTCTGGCGCTCGCGGCGACGGGGGCTCCGGCGCTCGCGCAGAACGCCGATGAGCAGGCGGCTGCTGCCGTCGAAGGACAGGGCCAGGGCGATGATATCGTCGTCACCGGTATCCGCAGCTCGATCCAGACCTCGCTCGATGCCAAGCGCAAGGCCACTTCGATCGTTGAAGTGATCGCGGCCGAAGACATCGGTCTGCTGCCCGACATCTCGATCGCTGATACGCTCGCCCGCCTGCCGGGTGTGACCGCCCAGCGCGTGCGCGGCCGTTCGCAGCAGATCTCGATCCGTGGCCTCGGTCCGGACTTCTCGCTGGCCCTCCTCAATGGCCGCGAAGTCGTTTCTGCGGGCAACAACCGCGGCATCGAATTCGACCAGTTCCCCTCCGAGCTGATCGGCTCGGGCGTGGTCTACAAGACCGGTGACGCCCGTCTTGCCGCCATCGGCATCGCCGGCGCGGTCGACCTGCGCACCATCCGTCCGCTCGATTCGAACAAGCGCCAGATCACCGCATCGGCGACCTACACGATCAACGACAGCGGCAAGCTGAACCCGGACGTCGCCAATGACGGCTACCGCTTCTTCGGTTCCTACATCGATCAGAACGATGCCGGCACGCTGGGCTGGTCGCTGGGCGTCACGGTGCAGTCGATCCCGACCCAGTTCATCAGCCGCGAGCTGAAGACCAACCAGTTCCAGGTCGGCCGCACCGCAGCCGGCGTGATCTACCCGGCCGACAACCCGCGTCAGGGCGTGGTCAGCCGCACCTTCGAGCGCACCTCGCTTGCCGGTACGCTGCAGTTCGAACCGACCGATCGCGTCTCGCTGACGGTCGACAGCTTCTACACCGACACCAGCGACTCCGGCATCTTCCGCGGCACCGAAACCCCGATTGCCTCGTGGAGCGGTGCAACCTTTGGCGGCGCGACCGGCAGTGGCCCGTTCGCCGATACCGCGACCTACCGCAATGTCGTGCCGATCCTGCGCACCGACACCGAAGGCAGCAAGTCGGAGATCTTCGCGATCGGCGCCAACCTTGAATGGAAGGCCACCGACAACCTCGGCTTCGTGCTCGACTACGGCTATTCGACGCTGAACCGCAACGACATCGACTATGAAAGCTATGCCGGCACCGGCCGTGCCCGTTCGGGTGCGCAGGACACGCTGACTTTCACCTTCCCGCGCGACGGGACCTATTCGATCGACGGCGTGCTCGATTACACCAACCCGGCCAACGTCCTGCTCACCGATCCGGGCGGGTGGGGCCAGGTCGGCTTCATCAAGCAGCCGATCATCGAGGACGAGCTGAACCAGCTGCGCGCCGAAGCCTATTGGGAATTCGACGGCGGGCTGATCGACAACATCACCCTCGGCTGGCTCTACACTGATCGTTCGAAGAACTTCGATTCGAACGAGAGCTTCCTGCGTCCCACCGCCGCCTTCGGCAACGGCCTGGCCGTGCCGACCAGCGCCATCGTGGGCAGCACCAACACCGGCGGGCTCGGCAACGACATTCTCGCCTATGACCCCTCGTCCTTCCTCACCGACGGCACCTACCGCGTCGAGAAGGCCACCTTCGACACCCAGTGGGTGGTCAACGAGAAGGTCCACAACTTCTACATCCAGGCCAATATCGACGGCGATCTCGGCTCGGTTCCGGTGCGCGGCAATATCGGCCTGCGCTATTCGGATACGGACCAGTCCTCGACCGGCACGATCGGCGGCGGGCTGACCAACACCGTCGGCACGAGCTACGGCAACTGGCTGCCGAGCATGAACCTCAGCTTCGAGATCATGCCCGACACCTTCATCCGTATCGCGGCGGCCAAGACCATCACCCGCTCGCGTCTCGACCAGATGACGGCGAACCAGAACATCGGCTTCAACGCCCAGAGCTGCGTCGACACCAACAACGACCAGCGTCCTGACCGGGTGGTGGCGTTCAACCCGCCCTCGGTGGTCTGCTTCAACCTCGGCGGGGGCAACCCCTTCCTGCAGCCGTATGAATCGGTCGCCTACGACATCAGCCTCGAGAAGTACTTCTCGCCCGGCACCGCGATCATCGTCGCGGCCTTCCACAAGGATCTGTCGGACTGGATCATCGACTTCAGCGAGCTGACCGATCTGACCCAGTCGATCGAGAACTTCGGCGCTGGCGGCATCCTGACCACCAATCCTGAAGTGGCGACCGGCATCTTCAACGGTCCGGTGAACTTTGCCGACGGCAAGATCACCGGCATCGAAGGCACGCTGCGCGTCAACTTCGGCGATCTGGCCGAAGGGCTCGACGGGTTCGGCGGGTTCTACTCGATCACCTATGCCGATGCCGAGGTGCAGAACCAGAACTTCAATCCGATCGCGATCCCGGGCTATTCGGATCTCACCTGGTCGGGTGACATCTTCTACGAAAAGCACGGCTTCCGCGCCAAGCTGGCGGCGCGCTACCGCGCCGGGTTCCTCTCGGAAGTGCAGAACTTCGACGGCTCGCTGTCGGGTGCGCAGGCCCGTCCGGAAACCATCCTCGACGCGCAGATCGGTTACACCTTCGACAAGCCGGGCAGCTTCCTCAACGGGGTGCAGATCCTGGCCGAAGTGTTCAACATGACGAACGAGCCCTTCGTGACGCAGAACACCCTGTTCAACGCGGCGGGTGCGGATGTCGGCGACTTCCCGAGCCGCCACGAGCTCTACGGCCGCACGTTCAACGTGACGCTCCGCAAGACCTTCTGA
- a CDS encoding tryptophan halogenase family protein, which produces MNAPRPLKSIVIVGGGSAGWMTAAALSQAVGQSCTITLVESEAIGTVGVGEATIPPIRHFNQRLGIDEATFVRETQGSFKLGIEFVNWGKLGHRYFHPFGQYGAEFDSVPFYHHWMREYLEGRVEGPIDDFSMCWAMAKAGKFAHPSSDRRMIQSTFDYAYHFDAGLYAAFLRRFAEARGVKRIEGKVVDVALRGEDGFIEAVTLDSGARIEGEFFFDCSGFRGLLIEEALHAGYDNWQHWLPCDRAVAVPCERGEFTPYTRSTAREAGWQWRIPLQHRTGNGYVHCSQFITEDEAAETLLANLDGKALADPRPLRFVTGKRRKFWEKNCVAIGLSAGFMEPLESTSLHLIQYGILRLIALLPDAAMSPLLAREYNAQTAREYELIRDFLILHYKATQRDDSELWRYCANMPIPDSLQYKIDHFRSAGMLVADGQELFANPSWIAVYLGQGIVPQRAPALAMMREGVPVAERLAQIRSAMDAAVAEMPSHGEFIARHCAAPPIAT; this is translated from the coding sequence ATGAACGCGCCCCGCCCTCTCAAGAGCATCGTGATCGTCGGCGGCGGCAGCGCGGGCTGGATGACGGCGGCGGCGCTCTCTCAGGCGGTGGGGCAATCCTGCACAATCACGCTGGTCGAGAGCGAGGCGATCGGCACGGTCGGCGTCGGCGAGGCGACCATCCCGCCGATCCGTCACTTCAACCAGCGCCTCGGCATCGACGAAGCGACCTTCGTGCGCGAGACGCAAGGCAGCTTCAAGCTCGGCATCGAGTTCGTGAACTGGGGCAAGCTGGGCCACCGCTATTTCCACCCCTTCGGCCAATATGGCGCCGAATTCGACAGCGTGCCCTTCTACCACCACTGGATGCGCGAATATCTCGAAGGGCGGGTAGAAGGCCCGATCGACGATTTTTCGATGTGCTGGGCGATGGCCAAGGCGGGCAAGTTTGCCCACCCCTCGTCCGACCGGCGGATGATCCAGTCGACCTTCGATTATGCCTACCACTTCGACGCGGGGCTCTATGCCGCCTTCCTCCGCCGGTTTGCAGAGGCGCGCGGGGTGAAGCGGATCGAGGGCAAGGTGGTCGATGTCGCCTTGCGGGGCGAGGACGGCTTCATCGAGGCTGTCACGCTCGACAGCGGGGCGCGGATCGAGGGCGAATTCTTCTTCGATTGCAGCGGCTTCCGCGGCCTGCTGATCGAGGAGGCGCTGCACGCAGGCTATGACAACTGGCAGCACTGGTTGCCGTGTGACCGCGCCGTGGCCGTTCCTTGCGAAAGAGGCGAGTTCACTCCCTATACCCGGTCCACAGCGCGGGAGGCAGGGTGGCAGTGGCGCATTCCGCTCCAGCACCGCACCGGCAATGGCTATGTCCATTGTTCGCAGTTCATCACCGAGGACGAAGCGGCCGAAACCCTCCTCGCCAATCTCGACGGCAAGGCGCTGGCAGACCCCCGCCCCTTGCGCTTTGTCACCGGCAAGCGGCGCAAGTTCTGGGAGAAGAACTGCGTCGCCATCGGGCTCTCCGCCGGGTTCATGGAGCCGCTGGAATCGACCAGCCTGCACCTCATCCAGTATGGCATCCTGCGCCTCATCGCGCTGCTGCCCGACGCCGCCATGTCGCCCCTGCTGGCGCGTGAATATAATGCCCAGACTGCAAGGGAATACGAGCTGATCCGGGACTTCCTGATCCTCCATTACAAGGCCACGCAGCGCGACGATTCCGAGCTGTGGCGCTACTGCGCAAACATGCCGATCCCCGACAGCCTGCAATACAAGATCGACCATTTCCGCTCCGCCGGCATGCTGGTGGCGGACGGGCAGGAGCTGTTCGCCAATCCCAGCTGGATCGCGGTCTATCTCGGGCAAGGCATCGTGCCGCAGCGTGCTCCGGCGCTGGCAATGATGCGCGAGGGGGTTCCGGTGGCAGAGCGCCTCGCCCAGATCCGCAGCGCGATGGATGCGGCGGTGGCGGAAATGCCGTCCCATGGCGAATTCATCGCGCGACATTGCGCGGCCCCGCCGATTGCGACCTGA